One region of Brassica napus cultivar Da-Ae chromosome A10, Da-Ae, whole genome shotgun sequence genomic DNA includes:
- the LOC125579282 gene encoding uncharacterized protein LOC125579282, translating to MGDIVVATGKPKEGGTSIQCPMLSTSNYTVWAVRMRMALKVHKAWEVIETETPDTEKNNLAMALLFQSIPESLVLQVAELETAKQVWEAIKTRHVGAERVREARLQTLISEFDRLRMKETESIDDFGGRLSELASKSAALGTTIEEAKIVKKFLSSLPRTKYIQIVASLEQVLDLNKTSFEDIFGRLKAYEERIREENSEEDDKGKLLYTNNEGQTSQAVKPQGENSSWGNREYNDSYRGRGRGGRSYRGRGRGRYNGGRSYNGGNYNGGREGVRDASHITCYRCDKVGHFVAQCPELLLKLQETQEGDNTETQAADELMMHKIVFLNEKKVLPEKYESKDK from the coding sequence atgggTGACATCGTTGTGGCAACAGGGAAACCTAAAGAAGGAGGAACTTCGATACAATGTCCTATGCTTAGCACATCAAACTATACTGTGTGGGCTGTAAGGATGAGGATGGCACTGAAAGTACACAAAGCTTGGGAGGTTATAGAGACAGAGACTCCTGATACTGAGAAGAATAACTTAGCAATGGCTCTGTTGTTTCAATCAATACCGGAGAGCCTCGTACTGCAGGTAGCCGAACTTGAAACAGCAAAGCAAGTGTGGGAAGCTATTAAAACTAGGCATGTAGGAGCAGAACGTGTGAGGGAAGCTAGACTGCAAACATTAATATCTGAATTTGATCGGCTACGTATGAAAGAAACAGAGAGCATTGATGACTTTGGAGGAAGGCTATCAGAATTGGCATCTAAATCAGCTGCTTTAGGAACAACAATTGAAGAAGCCAAGATCGTTAAGAAGTTTCTATCAAGTCTACCTCGCACAAAGTATATACAAATTGTTGCCTCCCTAGAGCAAGTACTTGATCTCAATAAAACAAGCTTTGAAGACATCTTTGGACGCTTAAAAGCTTATGAAGAACGTATTCGTGAAGAGAattcagaagaagatgataaagGAAAACTGTTGTATACAAATAATGAAGGACAAACAAGCCAAGCAGTTAAACCCCAAGGTGAAAACTCTTCATGGGGAAATCGAGAGTATAACGATTCTTATAGAGGAAGAGGTCGAGGAGGACGCTCTTACAGAGGCAGAGGCCGTGGTCGTTATAATGGAGGAAGAAGTTATAATGGAGGAAACTACAATGGAGGAAGAGAAGGAGTTAGAGACGCGTCCCACATAACTTGTTACAGGTGTGATAAGGTTGGACACTTCGTCGCACAGTGTCCGGAGCTCTTGCTGAAGCTACAAGAGACTCAAGAAGGAGACAACACAGAAACACAAGCAGCCGACGAGCTCATGATGCACAAGATCGTGTTTTTAAACGAGAAGAAAGTGTTGCCTGAGAAATACGAGAGCAAAGATAAATGA
- the LOC106425855 gene encoding uncharacterized protein LOC106425855: protein MHPEKAPGPDGFTALFYQKFWDIVKDDLTRMVNEFLFDGTMANGLNDANICLIPKKEKPDEMSQFRPISLCNVSYKIISKVLCQRLKKVLPDRISETQSAFVAGRQITDNVLIAQEMFHALRTNSGGREKRMAIKTDMSKAYDRLEWEFISAVLKKMGFSDTWIEWIMRCVSSVKYHVLFNGQPRGNITPHRENQGKITGMRVSRASPPVSHLLFADDSLFFCKAEPHECDEVMKALGTYGKASGQCINFQKSSLLFGKRIPRHLKDTLKLSTRITNKGGMGSYLGIPEDISGSKVRLFAFLKERLQNRVNGWTGRWLTRGGKEVLIKSILLALPTYVMSTLLLPLETCENLASAIAQFWWSSNPPKRGIHWVKWEQICKSREEGGIGFRMIHEFNLALLGKQLWRLVQFPDSLLARVLRGRYFRFSSPLRLNDVNNPSYGWRSIMAAKPLITMGIRQKVHSGNKIRMWEDLWIPTIPARPARPIAPVLHPMMPVSSLMIGNPKRWNTEMIENYVHQEDIPLIQSLAISQDYQRDGYCWSYTRNGMYTVKSGYWVATNLLKKQSLETKEPSITKLQAFAWKIKAPPKMRHLIWQVVSGQLAVTSNLTHRHMRCDNYCPRCGADDETVNHAIFECPPAIQTWAHASTPTPPTIFPSGSQFTNIDYLFWRKNDIVEPELDRDPYPWIIWFIWKARNDKLFKGIDRDPLETVRHAESECQAWFDANQRTDEMVEEQNIVATPISERCMIDGSWTHDALFSGYGWTWVSTCQSFGTDCKELIAMTKDPRACPSFSTELEEFMKLKARFTEFSIVFVPRQENVSSDSLAKIARSFHREFKFGFRFPEKAELRELMEKRLTRDLQHVARSIVNGGSDRMVQVM, encoded by the exons ATGCATCCTGAAAAAGCGCCGGGTCCGGATGGTTTCACTGCCCTTTTTTACCAAAAGTTCTGGGACATTGTGAAGGACGATTTAACTCGTATGGTTAATGAGTTCCTTTTCGATGGAACAATGGCCAATGGACTTAATGATGCAAATATATGTCTTATACCTAAGAAGGAGAAGCCAGATGAGATGTCACAATTCAGGCCAATAAGTCTATGTAATGTCAGTTACAAGATTATATCCAAGGTCCTATGCCAAAGATTGAAAAAAGTATTACCAGATCGAATATCAGAAACCCAGTCAGCTTTTGTTGCTGGAAGACAGATAACAGATAATGTCTTGATAGCTCAGGAAATGTTCCATGCTCTGCGCACGAACTCTGGGGGAAGGGAGAAGCGAATGGCGATAAAGACTGACATGAGTAAGGCCTACGATAGACTGGAATGGGAATTTATTAGTGCGGTCTTGAAGAAAATGGGATTTTCAGACACATGGATTGAATGGATAATGCGATGTGTATCATCAGTGAAATACCATGTCTTATTCAATGGTCAACCAAGAGGAAATATAACTCCTCATCGAG agaaccaaGGAAAGATTACGGGGATGCGCGTTTCACGTGCTAGCCCCCcggtatcccaccttctctttgctgatgatagccttttcttttgCAAGGCGGAGCCACATGAATGCGATGAAGTTATGAAAGCACTTGGGACCTATGGAAAAGCCTCGGGACAATgcattaattttcaaaaatcctccttactctttggtaaaagGATACCTAGACATCTCAAGGATACTCTGAAACTATCAACTAGAATTACAAACAAGGGAGGAATGGGCTCCTATCTTGGTATCCCTGAAGATATCAGTGGGTCAAAAGTAAGGCTCTTTGCCTTTCTGAAGGAACGTCTACAAAACCGTGTTAATGGCTGGACAGGAAGATGGCTGACAAGGGGAGGAAAGGAGGTGCTTATAAAGTCTATACTGCTGGCTCTACCTACGTATGTAATGTCGACCCTTCTTCTCCCATTGGAGACCTGCGAGAACTTAGCTAGTGCCATTGCACAGTTCTGGTGGAGTTCGAACCCTCCGAAGAGAGGAATACACTGGGTTAAGTGGGAGCAAATCTGCAaatcaagggaagaaggagGAATAGGATTCAGGATGATACATGAGTTCAATCTCGCATTACTTGGGAAGCAATTATGGCGATTAGTGCAATTTCCGGACTCTCTATTGGCAAGAGTATTGAGAGGAAGATATTTTCGGTTTAGCTCACCATTACGACTAAATGATGTTAACAATCCCTCATATGGGTGGAGGAGTATAATGGCTGCAAAGCCATTAATAACGATGGGGATTAGACAAAAGGTACACTCTGGGAATAAAATCAGGATGTGGGAAGATCTTTGGATCCCAACGATACCGGCAAGACCAGCTAGGCCAATTGCACCAGTACTTCATCCAATGATGCCAGTGAGCAGTCTGATGATTGGGAACCCGAAGAGATGGAATACAGAGATGATAGAGAATTATGTCCATCAGGAGGATATCCCATTGATTCAGTCACTGGCCATAAGCCAAGATTATCAACGAGATGGATATTGCTGGAGCTATACGAGGAATGGGATGTACACTGTCAAATCAGGTTACTGGGTGGCAACAAATTTACTAAAGAAACAGTCATTGGAGACGAAGGAACCTAGTATCACAAAGCTCCAggcctttgcttggaagataAAAGCCCCCCCCAAAATGAGACATCTCATTTGGCAGGTGGTATCGGGCCAATTAGCAGTAACTAGTAATCTGACTCATCGTCATATGCGATGCGATAATTACTGTCCTCGATGTGGTGCAGATGATGAAACTGTAAATCACGCCATCTTTGAGTGTCCTCCTGCAATTCAGACATGGGCACATGCATCAACCCCAACGCCGCCGACTATATTTCCAAGCGGAAGTCAGTTCACGAATATAGATTACCTGTTCTGGAGAAAGAATGATATTGTAGAACCAGAATTGGATAGGGACCCATATCCATGGATCATATGGTTTATTTGGAAGGCGAGGAACGACAAACTCTTTAAAGGAATTGACAGGGACCCTTTGGAAACTGTTAGACACGCTGAATCTGAATGCCAAGCTTGGTTTGACGCAAATCAAAGAACGGACGAGATGGTGGAAGAACAGAACATAGTAGCGACCCCAATCTCTGAGAGATGCATGATAGATGGGTCATGGACACATGATGCACTCTTTAGTGGTTATGGATGGACATGG GTATCAACATGCCAATCTTTTGGGACTGACTGCAAGGAATTGATCGCGATGACCAAAGACCCTAGAGCATGTCCGAGCTTTTCTACTGAGCTGGAGGAGTTTATGAAGTTGAAAGCAAGATTCACGGAGTTCTCGATTGTTTTTGTACCTCGTCAGGAAAACGTATCGTCTGATTCACTAGCTAAGATAGCGAGATCATTCCATAGGGAATT CAAGTTTGGGTTTCGATTCCCGGAGAAAGCGGAATTACGCGAATTAATGGAAAAGCGGCTTACAAGAGATTTGCAGCATGTCGCAAGGAGTATCGTCAATGGTGGATCCGATAGGATGGTTCAGGTGATGTAG